TTCGGCGCTGACGATGACCGGCGAGGTCATCGGCTCCCCCGAGTTCCTCGCCCCGGAGCGGGCGCTGGGCCGCACTCCGGGCCCGGAGTCCGACCTGTGGTCGCTGGGTGTGCTGCTGTACGCCGCCGTCGAGGGCAATTCCCCCTTCCGGCAGAACACCCCGCTGAGCACCCTGCGCGCGATCGTGGACGAGGAGCTGCCGCCGCCGTACCGGGCCGGTCCGCTCGCCCCGGTGATCGAGGGCCTGCTGCGCAAGGATCCTGCCGAGCGGCTGCCGGCCGAGCAGGCCGAGCAGGAGCTGCGGATCATCGGCGCCGGAGGCACCCCCCGCACGGGCGCCGTGCAGGCCGCGCCGTATCCCCCGACCGTCGCGGCGCCCTTCCCGCAGGAACCGGCGACGACCCCGTACCGGCCGGCGCCCACACCGGTCTCCACTCCCGCCACCACCGCCTCCAGGCCCCCGGACCGGGGCCGTCGTGCGGGCTTCGTGCTGATCGCGGGCGTGGTGGCCCTCGCGCTGGCGATCGCGGGGCTGACGTACGCGCTGTTGAACAAGGACAACGGCGACAAGGACGGGGACACCGCCAAGGACCCCGGCTCGTCGGTGAGTTCACCCGCGCAGACCGACACCTCCACGGACGAGACCGGCAAGGAGAACCCGCCCTCCAGTCAGCAGGAGAGCACCACGAGCGCGCCCCCGCGGCAGTCCGTGGACGTCTCGCTGGCGGGCACGAACACCGACTACTCCGGCAGTTGCCCACCCGGAAAGTCGGCGGCACCCGGCTTCACGGCCACGTTGACGGTCGGCCGGCTCCCGGCGACGGTGACCTACCGCTGGGTGTCGAAGAACGGCTCGGTGAACGGCAGTTGGAAGACGCTCACGTTCCCGGCCGGCGGTGACAGGACACAACAGGACCGGCGGTTCATCACCACGCAGGACGACAGCGGTACGTTCGAGGACGTCATCAGCGTGGAGGTCAGCGACCCGGTCCACGAGACGTCCAACTCGGTTCCGTTCTCCCTGACCTGCGTGAAGGAGACCCCGACCCCGACCCCGACGGGCGCGGCCTCCCCCACTTCGTCCCCCTGAGGGGGTCAGGCCGCGCTGTTCAGTACCGGAAGGTAGCCGCCGGACTGGCCGCCCGCGGTCGGGTGGTACGACTCACCGATGTTGAGCAGGTTGAGGCTGTGCAGCCATGCGCTGCCGGAGCAGAGTTCGTGCCCGGTGAAGGTGGGGCGGACGTCGCCCCAGGCGAAGCCGTGGTCCGCGGCGCGCTTGGCGACCGCGGTGTCGAGGTAGTCGGCGGCGCCGTTGATCGCCTTCCGCTTGGTCTCGGAGAGGCCGAGGCAGGTGGCGCCGAGCTTGTAGAAGTGGGGGTAGCCGAGGACGACCACGCGGGCGTTGGGGGCCCGGCCGCTGATCGCCGAGTAGACCTTGTCCAGTTGGCCCGGCAGCGTCGAGTCGACGTACCCCTTCGCGGTGTTGATCCGGGCCAGGCAGGAGCTGTCGGACTGGAGCACACAGGTCGTCATGACGTCGGCAAAGCCCGCGTCGTTGCCGCCGACACTGATCGAGACGAGGGCGGTGGCGGAGCTGAGCGGCGTCAGCTGGTTCGCCAGAACATCACCCGTTCGAGCGCCCGAGCACGCCGTGAAGGCGAACGACGAGGGTGAGTGGGCGGCGGCCCAGAGGTAGGGGTAGGCCTTCGTGCTGCGCTTGCAGTCACCGCTGGAGCCGAGGTAGCTGCCGGCGCCGACACCCGAGGAGTACGAGTCCCCCAGGGCCACATAGGGGCCTTCGGCCGCGTGGGCGGTGCCCGTCCCGGTGAGGACGGCGGCGAGGGCGAGGAGGAGCGAGCCGACGTAAGCGGCAAATCGGGAACGTCTCATGGAACCTCCCTTTAGCAGGATCTCTGCCACATCCGTCGTAGCAACTGCGCCCACCGACGGGAAGTGTCCATGCCAAAACCGTCGCTGATCGCATCGCCGCGACAGGCACGTCCCACCCAAGTCCGTACCAGCAACAGGCCTCCCCGTCTTGACGGCCCCCGCCCCACTGAGCGACATTGAAGTCCGGCATCCGGCGCTTTCTGGGGGGAAACGTCGCCCATGCACCTCACGCGTATCAGGACATCTCCGAGAGAATCGGGCAGAGACCTCACACCGCTGTTCGCGGGCGCCGCGACCGCAACGGGGGGACTGGGCGCGCTGCTCGCGCTCACCGGCTCGGACTCACCACTGCGTGCACCGCTCGTGCTGTTCTTCCTGCTCGCGGCACCCGCCGCCGGCATAGCCGCCGTGCTGCGCGGCCTCGATCCGTTCGCCCGGGCGCTGACCGCGCTGGCCGGCTCGGTCGTCCTCAACATGCTCGTCGCGCAGGGCATGTTGGCCACCCATCGCTGGTCGGCGCGCGGCGGTGTCGTGGCGATGGCCGTGATCAGTTCCCTCATCCTGCTGCTGGTGCTGGTCCCGCGGCGCCGTACGGCGAAGGGCCGGGACGACTGACATGGACATCGACGTGTACCGCCCCGGCGAGTTGAGTGCCGCCGACCGGGCGGCGTGGACGGCCCTGCAGTCCAAGGCCCATCTGCAGGGCTCGCCCGGGCTCGCGAACCCGTTCCTGTCCCCCGAGTTCACGCTGGCGGTGGGCCGGTACAGACGGGGCGTGCGGATCGCGGTGGTACGGGAGCGCGACGAGCCCGTCGCGTTCCTTCCGTACCAGCGCACCGCCGCCGGCGTCGGCCGGGCCGTGGGCCTCGGCATCTCGGACGCCCAGGGCCTCGTGCACCGGCCCGGATTCACCTGGGACGCAAGGGAGTTGCTGCGCTCCTGCGGGCTCGCCGTGTGGGAGTTCGACCATCTGGTGGAAGAACAGGGGCCGTTCGAGTCGGACGCCTCCCGTGGCTTCCCCTCCCCTGTGCTGGACGTGGACCAGGGCTACGAGACGTATCTGGCCCAACTGCGCAAGCGCTCACCGAAGTTCACCAGGACCACCCTCGCCAAGGAGCGCAGGCTGCACCGCGCCGCGAGCGAGGTGCGCTACGTCCACGACGAGCGCGATCCGGCCGTTCTGCGCACGTTGATGGGCTGGAAGTCCGCCCAGTACCGCAGGACCGGCCGCAGCGACCGCTTCGCCCACCAGTGGATCTCCGGGCTCGTACGGCAGTTGTTCCACACCCGCTCCGACTCGTTCGCCGGCATCCTGTCGGTGCTGTACGCCGACGGGAAGCCGGTCGCCGCCCATTTCGGGCTGCGCACCGAGCGCGTGCTGGCCTGCTGGTTCCCTGCGTACGACCCGGAGTACGCGACCTACTCGCCGGGCCTGATCCTGCATCTGCGCATGGCCGAGGCGGCCGCCGCCGACGGCATCGCGTACCTCGATCTGGGCCGGGGCCACAAGGAGTACAAGGACTCCCTGAAGACACGGGAACTGACCGTGTCGGAGGGGTGGGTGACCCGTAGGCACCCGATCGCGGCGCTACACCGCGTCCGCCGGGTTCCGGTACGGGCACTGCGCAACGCCGTGGTGACGCGGCCGGAGCTGTTCGAACCCGCCGACAGATTTTTGAAGAAGGTGGGAAAGATCCGTACGGTTCCGTCTGTAACGGTCAAACCAACAAAAACGTGAGGCCTCGTTCCAGGTCTTGCCATAGGGGTTCAATCGTCAATACCGTCATACATCACACCCGCATCGTCCCGTCATCGAGCGGCTCTAGGGGAGGGCTCAAGGACCGCGACGGGGGGACGCGGGGCGCGGTAGGGGGGTGCCGTGCTCGGTGGCCGCACAGGTGACCGAGTCGTGCCGCGCGACCGGCTGTCGTTTCTTTGAATCAGGCACAGCACGACGGCGGTCGGCCAGCTTTGCCAGCTCACCCGGCGGGTACGGAGATTCCTTCCGGCATGCCGTGAGTGAGAACCCCCCTTTCGAACCGGAGTAAAAAGCCGGACCGCCCAGGGGCGGGCGGTCCACCGGACGAGAGGGAAACAGACTCATGAGTTCAGTTCTGCGCCCGCCGACTACGGGCCAGGGTGGGCCAGTAGCCAGCCGGTACCGACCGATCTCCACTCACCTGGCCATAGCGCCACCGGTGAGTGTGGTCATACCCGCCATGAACGAGGCGGAGAACCTTCCGTACGTCTTCAAGACCTTGCCGGACTGGATCCACGAAGTGGTTCTCGTGGACGGCAACTCCACCGACGACACCGTCGCGGTGGCCCGCGGGCTGTGGCCCGAGGTGAAGGTCGTGAAGCAGCACGGCAAGGGCAAGGGGGACGCGCTGATCACCGGGTTCGAAGCCTGCACCGGTGACATCGTCGTCATGATCGACGCGGACGGCTCGGCCGACGGCAACGAGATCGTCTCCTATGTCTCCGCCCTCGTCTCGGGCGCGGACTTCGCCAAGGGGTCCCGCTTCGCCAACGGCGGCGGCACCGACGACATGACCTTCATCCGCAAGCTCGGCAACTGGGCGCTGTGCACCATCGTCAACCGCAAGTTCGGCGCCCGCTACACGGATCTCTGCTACGGGTACAACGCGTTCTGGCGGCACTGCCTCGACGAGATCGACCTCGACTGCACGGGCTTCGAGGTGGAGACCCTGATGAACATCCGGGTGGTCAAGGCCGGGCTCAAGGTGCAGGAGATTCCGAGCTACGAGTACCTCCGCATCCACGGCGCCAGCAACCTGCGGGCGGTCCGGGACGGGTTCCGGGTGCTCAACGTGATCCTCGGGGAGCGGTCCAACCGGCGTGCGCTGCGTCGCCGTATCCACCACT
This is a stretch of genomic DNA from Streptomyces sp. NBC_00285. It encodes these proteins:
- a CDS encoding serine/threonine-protein kinase, which gives rise to MSEDPGSERVIAGRYRLLSPLGEGGMGTVWRARDEVLHREVAVKEVRAPHGLATHEVDRMYARLEREAWAAARVTNRNVVTVYDVATEDGRPWIVMELVRGVSLAELLDAEGPLSPQRTAHIGAEVLSALRAAHEAGVLHRDVKPANVLLSNDGRVVLTDFGIAQVEGSSALTMTGEVIGSPEFLAPERALGRTPGPESDLWSLGVLLYAAVEGNSPFRQNTPLSTLRAIVDEELPPPYRAGPLAPVIEGLLRKDPAERLPAEQAEQELRIIGAGGTPRTGAVQAAPYPPTVAAPFPQEPATTPYRPAPTPVSTPATTASRPPDRGRRAGFVLIAGVVALALAIAGLTYALLNKDNGDKDGDTAKDPGSSVSSPAQTDTSTDETGKENPPSSQQESTTSAPPRQSVDVSLAGTNTDYSGSCPPGKSAAPGFTATLTVGRLPATVTYRWVSKNGSVNGSWKTLTFPAGGDRTQQDRRFITTQDDSGTFEDVISVEVSDPVHETSNSVPFSLTCVKETPTPTPTGAASPTSSP
- a CDS encoding SGNH/GDSL hydrolase family protein, which codes for MRRSRFAAYVGSLLLALAAVLTGTGTAHAAEGPYVALGDSYSSGVGAGSYLGSSGDCKRSTKAYPYLWAAAHSPSSFAFTACSGARTGDVLANQLTPLSSATALVSISVGGNDAGFADVMTTCVLQSDSSCLARINTAKGYVDSTLPGQLDKVYSAISGRAPNARVVVLGYPHFYKLGATCLGLSETKRKAINGAADYLDTAVAKRAADHGFAWGDVRPTFTGHELCSGSAWLHSLNLLNIGESYHPTAGGQSGGYLPVLNSAA
- a CDS encoding GNAT family N-acetyltransferase; the protein is MDIDVYRPGELSAADRAAWTALQSKAHLQGSPGLANPFLSPEFTLAVGRYRRGVRIAVVRERDEPVAFLPYQRTAAGVGRAVGLGISDAQGLVHRPGFTWDARELLRSCGLAVWEFDHLVEEQGPFESDASRGFPSPVLDVDQGYETYLAQLRKRSPKFTRTTLAKERRLHRAASEVRYVHDERDPAVLRTLMGWKSAQYRRTGRSDRFAHQWISGLVRQLFHTRSDSFAGILSVLYADGKPVAAHFGLRTERVLACWFPAYDPEYATYSPGLILHLRMAEAAAADGIAYLDLGRGHKEYKDSLKTRELTVSEGWVTRRHPIAALHRVRRVPVRALRNAVVTRPELFEPADRFLKKVGKIRTVPSVTVKPTKT
- a CDS encoding glycosyltransferase family 2 protein → MSSVLRPPTTGQGGPVASRYRPISTHLAIAPPVSVVIPAMNEAENLPYVFKTLPDWIHEVVLVDGNSTDDTVAVARGLWPEVKVVKQHGKGKGDALITGFEACTGDIVVMIDADGSADGNEIVSYVSALVSGADFAKGSRFANGGGTDDMTFIRKLGNWALCTIVNRKFGARYTDLCYGYNAFWRHCLDEIDLDCTGFEVETLMNIRVVKAGLKVQEIPSYEYLRIHGASNLRAVRDGFRVLNVILGERSNRRALRRRIHHSPMLDSHRGEVS